In Pelecanus crispus isolate bPelCri1 chromosome Z, bPelCri1.pri, whole genome shotgun sequence, the following are encoded in one genomic region:
- the ZFAND5 gene encoding AN1-type zinc finger protein 5, translating to MTQETNQTPGPMLCSTGCGFYGNPRTNGMCSVCYKEHLQRQQNSGRISPMGTASGSNSPTSDSASVQRADTSLNNCEGAAGSTSEKSRNVPVASLPVTQQMTEMSISREEKVTPKTETEPVVTQPSPSVSQPSTSQSEERAPELPKPKKNRCFMCRKKVGLTGFDCRCGNLFCGLHRYSDKHNCPYDYKAEAAAKIRKENPVVVAEKIQRI from the exons ATGACTCAGGAGACAAACCAGACCCCAGGGCCCATGCTGTGTAGTACAGGATGTGGATTTTATGGAAATCCTAGGACAAATGGGATGTGTTCTGTTTGCTACAAAGAGCATCTTCAGCGACAGCAGAATAGTGGTAGAATCAGCCCAATGG GAACAGCCAGTGGTTCAAACAGTCCTACCTCAGACTCTGCATCTGTACAGAGAGCAGACACTAGCTTAAACAACTGTGaaggtgctgctggcagcacatcTGAAAAATCCAG AAatgtgcctgttgcctctttGCCTGTAACGCAGCAAATGACAGAAATGAGCATTTCAAGAGAGGAGAAAGTAACACCGAAAACAGAGACTGAGCCAG TTGTTACTCAACCAAGTCCATCAGTTTCTCAGCCTAGTACTTCGCAGAGTGAAGAGAGAGCTCCTGAACTGCCCAAACCAAAGAAGAACAGATGTTTCATGTGCAGAAAGAAGGTTGGCCTTACAG GATTTGACTGCCGATGTGGAAACTTGTTTTGTGGACTTCACCGTTATTCTGACAAGCATAACTGCCCATATGATTacaaagcagaagctgcagcaaaAATCAGGAAAGAGAATCCAGTTGTGGTGGCTGAAAAAATCCAGAGAATATAA